The Brassica oleracea var. oleracea cultivar TO1000 chromosome C6, BOL, whole genome shotgun sequence genome includes a region encoding these proteins:
- the LOC106296904 gene encoding squamosa promoter-binding-like protein 6: MDSWSYGTFLLPSDSFPENPRTMAQGLSNEFDKVDDVNGLCAVSSSSNLSSLDFKLRSFMDYGNYDGNTSSRAKKPRASSSSPLCQVHGCNMDLSSSKDYHKRHRVCEAHSKTSVVIVNGIEQRFCQQCSRFHFLSEFDNGKRSCRRRLAGHNKRRRKPSFYFLHGKQQQQHKLLPQGNKFHGRLVSFKDEPMFPAENMSFYSPEAASGVSSIWDLHEAAPPRYTCAHSLLSAQSQQHLSETQNQTLNASIIDYHHMQPLRTDLGNSKTDSSSCNGKRSSTVDLLQLSSHLQRIEQQQRSFTNDDVKHEYNNELYFP; this comes from the exons ATGGATTCTTGGAGCTACGGAACCTTCCTTCTTCCTTCTGATTCCTTTCCTGAGAATCCAAGAACCATGGCTCAGGGACTCTCTAATGAATTTGACAAGGTTGATGATGTTAATGGACTCTGTGCTGTTTCCTCTTCTTCAAACTTGTCTAGTCTAGATTTCAAACTTAGGAGCTTTATGGATTACGGGAACTATGATGGTAATACTTCCTCCAGAGCTAAAAAGCCTCGAGCTTCTTCAAGCTCTCCCTTGTGTCAAGTCCATGGGTGCAATATGGATCTCAGCTCTTCGAAAGATTACCACAAAAGGCATAGAGTTTGCGAGGCTCACTCAAAGACTTCTGTGGTTATCGTTAACGGTATTGAACAGAGGTTTTGCCAACAGTGCAGCAGGTTTCATTTCCTCTCGGAGTTTGATAATGGGAAAAGAAGTTGCAGAAGAAGATTAGCCGGTCACAATAAGAGAAGAAGGAAGCCTTCTTTCTATTTCCTACACGGTAAGCAGCAGCAGCAGCATAAGCTTCTTCCTCAAG GTAACAAGTTTCATGGTAGGCTCGTGAGTTTCAAAGATGAGCCTATGTTTCCTGCGGAAAACATGAGTTTTTATTCACCGGAAGCAGCTTCTGGTGTATCTTCGATTTGGGACTTGCATGAGGCTGCGCCGCCACGTTATACTTGTGCTCACTCTCTTCTGTCAGCTCAGTCCCAGCAACACTTGTCTGAAACTCAAAACCAAACTCTCAATGCCTCAATAATAGACTATCATCACATGCAACCGTTGAGGACCGATCTTGGCAATAGCAAAACTGATTCTAGTTCATGTAACGGTAAAAGATCATCCACGGTTGATCTACTGCAACTTTCATCACATCTTCAAAGGATCGAGCAACAACAGAGGAGTTTTACTAATGATGATGTGAAGCACGAATATAATAACGAGCTTTATTTCCCCTAG
- the LOC106296905 gene encoding protein CRABS CLAW yields the protein MNLEEKPTMASRALPQAENLYYVRCSICNTILAVGIPMKRMLDTVTVKCGHCGNLSFLTTTPPLQGHVSLTLQMQSFDGSEYKKGSSSSSSSSTSSDQPPSPRPPFVVKPPEKKQRLPSAYNRFMRDEIQRIKSANPEIPHREAFSAAAKNWAKYIPNSPTSIASGASNIHGFGFGEKK from the exons ATGAACCTTGAAGAGAAACCAACCATGGCTTCGAGGGCTCTACCTCAAGCCGAAAATCTCTACTACGTCCGGTGCAGCATCTGCAACACCATCCTCGCG GTTGGGATACCAATGAAGAGAATGCTTGACACTGTAACGGTGAAATGTGGCCATTGTGGTAACCTCTCGTTTCTCACCACAACCCCTCCTCTGCAAGGCCATGTCAGCCTCACCCTTCAG ATGCAGAGCTTTGATGGGAGTGAGTATAAGAAGGGAAGCTCTTCTTCCTCCTCCTCTTCTACCTCCAGTGACCAGCCACCGTCTCCTAGACCACCCTTTGTCGTTAAAC CTCCTGAGAAGAAGCAGAGACTCCCATCGGCTTACAACCGCTTCATGAG GGATGAGATACAACGTATCAAGAGTGCCAATCCGGAAATACCACATCGCGAAGCTTTTAGTGCTGCTGCCAAAAAT TGGGCTAAGTACATACCCAATTCTCCTACTTCCATTGCTTCCGGAGCCAGCAACATCCAT GGTTTTGGATTTGGTGAGAAGAAGTGA